From the Sulfuriferula nivalis genome, the window GCAGGCAAACTGGAACTGCATTCCATGAGTATGGATAACGGTGTAATGGAAATGCGACAAATGAAATCGATAGACCTGCCCAAAGGCAAAACCATACAACTCTCACCCGGCGGACTACACGTCATGCTGTTTGATTTGAAGCAACCGATGAAACAAGGGGAAACCATACCGATGACACTGGATGTCCTCACTGCCGACAAACATCATGAAAGCATCAAAATTGATGTGAGCGTACGCGATCTCGGTGGCAAGTAATAACTAACCCTGCACGCCCTGCCGCTTGAGGAATTCTTGTAATATCCGCAAGCGCATGGCACTGTCATTCATTTCCAGCAAATCCTGCTTGGCACGAGATTTAATAGGCAAGCTTTCTGCCAGGCGGTAACCTAACCAGGCGGCCTGTTCTGGGTGTGGTGGATTGGAAAAACGAGCAGCGCCGAGTTCCTGATAAATAGTGTCAAATACAGTGCTGCAAATATGGAATTCATCCTCGACCAACTGCGTGGGTTCAGCTGGCAGCAAACGCACTTCGGCCATGATCAAACCATCTTTCGCAACTTCACTGCTTTCAATTAAAAAGCGTTGCCCACCTTGAGCGGTGATATTGAGTATGCCTAATTGCGGCATGTCCCAATCGGCGATATGCGCCAAAGTGCCGACTGCATGAGGCTGTGCGGGCGTACCCACTTCTTCACCAGACTGAATCAGACAAATGCCGAATGGCGCATTATCTTTCATACACACTCTCGCCATATCGAGATAACGGGTCTCAAATAACTTGAGTGGCAATAAGCCGTCCGGATAGAGCACGGTATTTAATGGGAAAATCGGGATAGTCAAATGCGGGGTGTGATGTAACCGGTCAAACACCAAAGGTAACTTTTCTTTCAACCAACTCATACACTCTCTCCCCAGCGCGCCATCAGCTCATGAGGCACATGCAACTGATCCAATATCCGCGCTACGACAAAATCCACCAGGTCCGCTACGCTTTGCGGATGATGATAAAACCCAGGATTAGGCGGCAAAATCACCACACCCATACGGGCAAGCTTGAGCATATTCTCCAGATGCAACGCAGAATATGGCGTTTCCCGCGGAACCAGAATAAGTTTGCGCTGCTCCTTAAGCATCACATCCGCTGCACGCTCAATTAAATTATCTGCCAATCCTTGCGCTATCGCAGCAAGACTACCCATAGTGCAAGGGCACACCACCATAGCATCCGCAGGATTAGACCCGGATGCCACTGGTGCAAACCACTCTTCCCGCCCATACACCTGCAGCTGCCCTTCGTCGGCGCTGAAGTGCTGAGTTAAAAACGCCGCCAGCTCTTGCACGCGACTCGGCAAAGCCAAATCCAGTTCTTGTTTAATGACAATTTGCGCCGTGCTGGACACCAGCAAATGTACCTTGACGCCTGCCCCTAACAAACACTGTAACAAACGCACGCCGTAAGGCATGCCGGATGCGCCAGTCCAAGCCAAGGTTACACTACGTGGAGCTGGGTGCATGAGACTCACTTTCTACCAAATAGGCTGCAATTAAGCCATTGCTTAAACCAAATACCCACGCAGCCAAGGCAAACATCGGGCTTAAATAAAAAACATTTACACCAGGCATCAGCCATACCGATACCGCAGCCAATTGCGCGGCAATATGGGCAAATGCTGCCAATACACTGAGGCTGACCATACCGAAATAACGACTCGGTAAATACCGCGCGATCGCCAGTATAGCCAGACTCGCCATTGCACCGCTCACACTTAAGATAAATCCCGGCGTCAGGAAACTGCCTAACAAGATGCTACCAGCGACCACCCGCAAGCCTGTTACCCAGACGGCGGCACGCAAACCATATTGCTGCAACACCAGCAAGGTAACAATATTCGCCAAACCGGGCTTTACCCCAGGAATAGGGGAAGGCAGCGCCGCTTCCATCAGCATGAGCACTATGGCCAGCGCAGCCATGTAAGCAATACGATGATCTTCTGCAGTGGGTTTAATAGTTAAGACTGTCATATCGCCTTGCTGCTCCTACGATTTCTAAACTCACCTGATTAGGCAGGCAAATCGCCGCTTCACCTTCATGACTGATCCAGCCCTGCTTCACGCATAATTGTCTTGGCCCCGGATCGCTGATGACACGCGCACGCTGATGGTCAACGACAACCTGAGTAATACCCAACGGCCCAGGCACTGCTACTGTAAAAGGGCGTGCCAACGACGCGCTCAGAAACACCTCACCGCCACGTTTAATCAGTAATTTCTGCCCCGCTGGCGACAACCAGAAATGGATAAACAATACGACTACCAAAGCCAGGCTGAATACCAGTACCAGCCAATCCCCAGACCGAATCAAGGCTATGTGATTACGTAACAATTAGCTTAACTCTCTATGCCGCACCAAAGTCTGCACTTCTGCCTTAAAGTATGCCGCAAGCTGCTCAGTTAAATACACCGAACGGTGCTGTCCGCCAGTACAACCAATCGCCACAGTCAAATAGGCACGATTATCTCGTACAAAACATGGCAACCATTTATGGACATATTGCTGAATGTCAGCCAGCATCTCAGCAACATCTGGCGATGCCGCTAGAAACTTTATCACCGCAGCATCCCGTCCAGTTTGAGGACGTAAAACAGGATCATAATGTGGATTAGGCAAACAACGCACATCAAACACCAAATCTGCATCGAGTGGAATGCCGTGTTTAAAACCAAATGATGTAAACAACAAGGTCAACTTTGCGCTTTCCAGCGCCATCATGTCGCGTATCCAGCAGCGCAGTGTATTTGCAGACAAATCACTGGTGTCAATACGATGCGCTAACTGAGCAACATCATCCAGCCTGTCGCGTTCCAGAGCAATCGCATCCGGCAAAGTAATGTCATCATTACTTAACGGATGACGGCGACGCGTTTCAGAGAACCGCCGCACCAGAGTTTCGGTCTTGGCCTCCAAAAACAAAAGGCGCACATGCAAACGTTTGCGTAAATCCTCAATCAACGATGGCAGGTGCTGGTATGAATCCCCACTACGCGCATCAACACTAATCGCCAACTGGCGGTACTTATTCTGTGTCAGATAATCTATCGTTTCATTGACCAGCTTGGCGGGTAAATTATCTATGCAATAATACCCGGCATCCTCCAGCACGTTCAGTGCAATACTTTTCCCTGAGCCAGACAAGCCACTAATCAGCACCAGCTGCATTTCGCCAGCATACGACGGGCTCATTGGTTCGCCTGCAAAAAACGCTGTTGCCGTGCTATGAAGTCTTCCGCACTGTTTATCCCGCGCGCGCGCAAAATATAATTACGAGTGGCCACTTCAACCAATACTGCCAAGTTACGTCCTGCTGCAACTGGAATATATACTTTACTAATTTCTACGCCTAATATCGTTTCCGCTGTCGCCTCCATATCCAGACGTGAAATTCTTTCCTGAGGCATTCCTGTCTGATCTTGCAGATTCACAATCAGCTTCAGATTTTTCTTGAACTTCACTGCGGGTTCGCCAAACAGGGTACGAATATTCAACACACCCAGGCCACGCACTTCAAGAAAGTCCTGCAGCATGGGCGGACATTGCGCTTCCAATATCGCTGGCGCTACCTTATACAAATCCACCACATCATCGGCAACCAGCCGGTGACCACGTGTAATGAGTTCCAAGGCCAATTCACTTTTCCCTGCAGCAGAATTGCCAGTCAACATTACACCGATACCATCAACTTCCAGCATAACACCATGCACATTAATCGAGTCAGCCAAGGCATGAGTCAAATAATGCGACAACACCGCCATAAGCTCAGGGCTGGCCTGTGGTGAAGTGAACAAAGGTGTATGAGTACGTCGGGCGGCAACTAACAAGGGCGCTGGCACACTCTCGCCATTCGCAATAATGACTACAGCCAGCTCAGTGGCGAATAAGTTGTCGATTGCCTGTGCTAACTCGGCATCTCCCAGCTGTCGCAGATAATCCATCTCGGCGCAGCCCAATACCTGAACACGGTTCGGATGTACAAAATTCAAATGGCCCACCAAGGCCAAAGAAGGTTTTTGTACGGTATCACCGATAAGCTGCTTATCACCACCCTCCTCCCCTGCTACCCAGGTTAAATCCAAGGGCACGACAAGATCCGCAAACATTTTGCTAACAGGGATGGTATTAATCATGGTGTCCAGTTTCTAATAATAGCCAGTGCATCTTCAGCACTTTCACTGAGACACAACGCATCGCGCACTGTTTTACTGCTAAAAAACTGTGCCAGTTCGCTTAATATTTCCAAATGTAAATCAGTCGCCTGTGCTGGCACGAACAAAATGAATAACAAACGCACTGGCAGGTGATCAGGGGCATCGAATTCTATGGGATTGCGTAATCTGACGAATACGCCTGAAGCAGATTTAAGTCCTTTGATACGACCATGAGGCATGGCAACGCCTAGCCCCAGACCGGTAGAACCGAGTTTTTCTCTTGCTAACAAACTATCCAGCACAGTCTTTTCAGAAATACATGATTCTGCATGTAACAACTGTCCGACCTGCTCAAATAACTGTTTTTTACTCTCCGCCTCCACATCCAGCAGGATGCGGGTAACGGAAAGTAAGGATGCTAACTGATTCATGGAATGAGTGAATTACTCTTCTTCAACCAAGACTTGATGTTTAATACCACCATTGGTTTGATGTGTAGAACTGTGTTTTTCTTTATGTTTAACAACTTGGCGATCCAGTTTATCTGCCAAAGCATCAATCGCTGCGTACATATCTGCGTCTTCTGCCTGGACAAAAATATCTTTCCCGCTCATATGCACATTCGCCTCAACACTGTGTTTCAGCTTCTCTACGGTCATAATAACGCTGATATCAATTACGTGATCAAAGTGGCGTTTGATACGCTCCATTTTGGTAGTTACATATTCACGAATTGCTGGGGTAATTTCCAGATGATGACCGGTAATTTTGAGGTTCATGATATTCCCTTTCACTTGCTGGTTATAGCGCTTTGCGCTGGTTGGCGGGAGGGATTTGCAAAGATTCCCGATACTTGGCGATAGTCCGTCGTGCGACATTAATGCCTTGTTGAACGAGCATCTCCGCTATCTTCCCGTCGGATAAAGGCTTCTTAGTATTTTCCGCGCTAATCAGTTGCTTAATTAACGCACGAATTGCCGTCGCTGAGCAAGCACCACCTGCATCTGTGCTCACATGGCTACCGAAAAAGTATTTTAATTCAAAGATACCTCGAGGTGTCATCATGAATTTCTGCGTAGTGACTCGCGACACAGTCGATTCGTGCAATTCAACAATATCAGCAATTTCACGCAATACCAAGGGGCGCATGGCAACTTCACCATGTTCAAAAAAATGCTTTTGCCTGTCAACAATACACTGCGTTACCCGCAATATGGTATCAAAACGCTGCATAATGTTCTTAATCAGCCACTTAGCCTCTTGCAGCTGCCCAGACAGATGCTGATGATTTGCATCCCGGTTCCGCGACAAAATATCAGCATACATTTGATTAACACGCAGCTTGGGCATCGCTTCGGAATTCAAACTGGCTACCCAGCGCCCCTTAACTTTTTTCACTATCACATCAGGGATAATATAACGCGTATCCGACGTGCCAAATGCTTCACCAGGACGGGGATTCAATTGCTGGATCAGACTTTGCGCCGCGCCCAATGCCACATCATCGCAGTGCAGCTTGCGCTTTAGACCTGCATAATCATGCGCGCCCAACGCGGCCAATTCATGCGTTGCGATTTTTTGCGCCAAATCTAAATGCGGCGTATCGACTGGCAAAGCACGTAATTGCAAGAGCAGACACTCAGCTAAATCGCGCGCACCCACACCGGTAGGCTCGAGGTTCTGCAATTGTTTGAGTGCAATTTGCAAATCTTCTAAATCTACGTCCAGCTCTTCTGGCAGCATCGCCAGTATTTCATCCAGTGTCTGGGTTAAATAACCAGCTTCATTCAAATCGTCTATCAACAACGCCACCAAACGCTTATCGCGTTCGGATAACTGAGTCAGATTTAGCTGCCATAACAAATGGTCACGCAACGGCGGCTCATCTTGCGCAGTAGCCTGTGGTTCAAAATCCTCATCCAGATCATCACCCGAACCATAGTTTGGCGTTTCATCCCAGTCTAAATCATTGAGTTCGCGTGGCGCCGCTTCAACAGGTTGTTCACTTGCGCTTTCTTGCGTTGCTGATGTGGTCTCAAACTCCGCCGTATGAGGCGTACCATCATCAATACTGTCCACTCGCTCCAGCAGTGGATTCTCCTGCACCATCAGCTCCAGCTCTTGATTAAGCTCCAGAGTCGACAGCTGTAACAAGCGTATAGACTGCTGCAGCTGCGGCGTCAGCGTCAGATTCTGTGAGAATTTAAGTTGTAAACCTTGTTTCATAATTAAAGCCTGAAATGCTCGCCCAGATAGACCCGGCGCACACTTTCATTATGGATGATTTCATCAGGATTACCAGCAGCCAACACTGTACCGTCATTAATAATATACGCACGATCACAAATACCCAAGGTTTCACGCACATTGTGATCAGTAATCAGTATACCTATGCCACGCTCCGTCAAAAACCGTATCAACTTCTGGATATCTATCACCGCAATTGGATCTATCCCCGCAAAAGGCTCATCCAATAGTACAAAACGTGGATTCATTGCCAGCGCACGCGCAATTTCCACGCGCCTGCGTTCACCGCCAGACAAGCTCATCGCAGAGGCATCACGCAGATGCTCAACATGCAAATCAGCCAGTAAACTTTCTAAATGTTGCGAGATCTCTTCATCACTGTAATGTTTCAATTCCAGAATTGCACGGATATTTTGTTCCACAGTCATCTTGCGGAAAATCGACGCCTCTTGAGGCAAATAACTCAAACCCAAACCAGCCCTGCGATGAATAGGCATCACTCCCACATCCGCGCCATCCAATGTGATCGAGCCGCCATCAATTTTAACCAGGCCCACTATCATGTAAAAGCACGTCGTCTTACCCGCGCCATTCGGGCCCAACAAACCCACCACCTCTCCACTACGCACAGTGAGTGACACGTCCTTCACCACTACCCGTGACTTGTAGCTTTTTTTAAGATGGTTGATGCTGAGTTCGCTCATGGCTTCACCAATGTTGGCGCTGGTGTAGACCTTAATGGCAATGGTGGTTGCGCGACGGCTGGCGTTTCAGTCTTAACTTTGGGTCGGATAACTGCACGCACTCGACTGGCTGGGGCATTTGGATCTTTAGCTGCTGTTGGGTCGTTCCTAGCTTCGAACACTTCACTGGTGGTGTTATAAGTCATCGTATGACCACGCAACTCGTCTTCACCTTTTTTCAGCCGCGCATTACCAGTCAAATACACCATATTCGATTTGCTATCCATGTCAATGCGACTGGCATAACCTTCGACATACTCATCGACCTTATCGCGCTTCTGACGGAAATAAACCGGGTTACCGTATGCCACCGCCTTATTAAAGCCTTCGCCATTCTCGCTCACTTCAATTCTGTCCGCACGTAGCAACATTGTGCCCTGTATCAATACCACGCTACCGACATACACGCTGGTTTTATGAATATCATCGACAGTCACGCTATCCGCTTCCAAATTGACAGGCTTAGTTCTATCCGCCAATTCCGCGTTTGCGGTATGCGCCAATAACAGGCAAACGAGGGCAACTGGAAATTTACTTAATAGGTTCATAACGAGCTTTTACTTTGTTGGTTAGTCGCAAAATACGAGTTTGATTGTCCAATTCTAACCCGCCTGCAGTCATTTGTATGGATTTACCCACCACGTGGACTAATTTATTGGTGCGCACCACCCTTGCATCGGGTATAGCTACTAAATATTCGGTCGTCAGTGTCAACGGCCCCTGCTCATCATGCGCATCTCGTACCAGCACGACATTACCGATAAAATCCACTTCCTTACCTTTGGCGGTCACGAATCCCTGTTTCGCTCGGACATCAGCGCTGCCTTGATGATCATCATGCGCAATCAAATGGGGTTTAAGTAAGGTAGTAGTATCATCATCCAGAAAATGCTCGGCATGGTCGGCGTGCAAGGTGTAAATCAGTTGACCAGCCAGATTAGTGCGCGATACGGAAAACTGCTCGATAATATAATCCGCTATGTGCCTGTCTTTGGAAAAGATATTGGCACGCGGCGATTGCACCACGAACTGCAACCAAAACGTCAGCCCTGCAATCACTGCCAGTATCCCCAAAGGGAACCAATAGAGCGGACGATTGTTCATTTCAAATAAATCGCCAGCAAGTCCGCATAAGTATTCTGTGCACGCATAATAAACTCACATGCCTCACGCACCGCACCATGCCCACCTTCACGCCGCGTCACCATGTGCGCATAACGCTGCACTTCAGGTGGTGCTGCGGGCACGCTGATTGCCAAACCGCAACGTATCAAAATTGGCAGATCTATCACATCATCGCCCATATACGCAGTTTGTTCAGGTGCCAACGCCAGCTTCTCCAGCAAATGCTGATAGGCGTCGAGCTTATTCTCGACACCCTGATATACGTGGTGTATACCCAGATTTTTTGCACGGTGAGAGACAACACCAGAATTACGCGCAGTAATAATGGCTGTTTCTACACCCGTCTGTTTGAGCATTTTCAATCCATGCCCATCCAGCGAATTAAACGCTTTGAATTCTTTACCATCATCAGCAAAAAACAGACTGCCATCAGTCATGACGCCATCGACATCAAATATCGCTAAACGTATAGGTCGAGCTCGTTGATAGATAGGGTTCATTTACACCACTCCCGCCCGTAATAAATCCAGCATATTTAATGCCCCGACTAATTTACCCGTCTCATCAATCACGAGCAAACCGTTGATATTATGCTGTTGCATCTGCTCTACTGCCACCACGGCCAACTGACTAGATTCGATGCAACGCGGATTGACCGACATCACTTCACGTACCACAGCAGTACGCACATCGATATTTCTAGCCAGCACGCGACGCAAATCGCCATCGGTCACAATTCCCGACACTTGCCCCGCCGCATCAACCACCGCTGTCATGCCCAGACCTTTGCTGGTCATCTCCAGCAATGCTGCTGGCAACAGCGCATCTGCAGTTACCGTAGGCAGCTCATCCCCCTGATGCATAATGTCACGTACATGAACCAGCAAACGCCGCCCTAACGAGCCGCCTGGATGCGTACGGGCAAAATCCTCAGAACCAAAGCCTCGCGCTTCCAGCAACGCAATTGCCAGCGCATCACCCAGCGCCAGCACTGCAGTGGTACTGGCAGTTGGCGCCAGATTAAGCGGACACGCCTCCTGCGCGACACTGGCGTCCAGATGCACATCAGACTCACGTGCCAGAGTGGAGCTCGGATTACCGGTCATCGCAATCAAACGCGCACCACGGCGTTTAATCAGCGGCATGATACTCACCAATTCTGCACTTTCGCCCGAATTCGACAAGACGATACACACATCCTCGTGAGTAATCATGCCCAAATCGCCATGACTCGCTTCACCAGGATGAACAAAAAAAGCGGGGGTACCTGTACTGGCGAAAGTCGCTGCAATTTTGTTGCCGATATGGCCTGATTTACCCATACCACTCACGACCACACGCCCACGACAGGTGAGTATTAACTGCATCGCAGCAATAAACTGCCCATCCAGCCGCTCACCCAGCGCCAACACAGCATCAGCCTCTATACGCAGTACCCGCCTGGCCAAATCCAGACTGGCGATTTCATCAATTTTTATGGCGGGCGAGTTAGGCATAGTGGTCATATCATTCTATAGATTGGGTATTTTAGCATTAGTGTTGCGACTAATCAGCAAAACCCTTGCACGCAATGCCAGTTGCCTCTAATCTGGCGGCTATGCACTCTACTTTAAGCCTGATTATCCTGCTGCTTGCCGCTGCCGTTGTGGTCTCGGCGCTGTTTCGCGCTTGGCGTTTACCGTCCATGCTGGGATTCTTGCTGGTTGGTATTATCATGGGACCGCATGCACTTAACTGGTTGCCAGACAGCCCGGAAACTCGTCATCTAGCCGAGTTTGGCGTGGTATTCCTGATGTTTAGCATAGGGCTGGAATTCAGCCTGCCCAAGCTTAACGCAATACGTACTGTCGTATTTGGCTTCGGCGGTGCACAGGTATTGAGCTTCATCCTCATCACTATCTTCATCACCAGCAACGTTGGCTTGCCCTGGACCACCGGTCTGGCAATCGGTGGCGCATTAGCCATGTCCTCTACTGCCATCGTCAGCAAAATGCTGGCTGAAAAACTTGCGCTGCAATCCGAGCACGGCAAGCAAATGATAGCTGTTCTGCTTTTTCAGGATCTTGCTGTTGTGCCACTGCTCATCCTCACCCCCACACTGGCATCAGGCGGGGAGGACTTATGGCTCGAACTGCTCACTGCGGGCGGCAAGGCAATCGCCGTGTTGCTGCTCCTGTTATTTGTTGGACAGAAACTCATGCGCCCCTGGTTCAGCTGGGTTGCCAGCCATAAGTCGTCTGAACTTTTCATGCTCAACGTGCTGCTCATCACGCTGGGACTGGCTTACCTGACTGATCAGGCTGGACTATCACTTGCGCTGGGCGCATTTCTGGCGGGCATGTTGATTTCCGAAACCGAGTTTCGATATCAAGTGGAAGACGACATCAAGCCATTCCGCGACGTATTGCTGGGGCTGTTTTTTGTCACCATAGGCATGCTGCTGGACTTGCACGAAGTCGCCCATCACTGGTTCGGTGTAACCAGTATATTAATCGCGCTCATACTTACCAAAACCGCCATCGTCTGGACTATCGGCCGCGCGTTCGGTAATGATTCGCATATTGCCACACGCACAGCACTCGGTTTGGCACAAGCTGGCGAATTTGGTTTTGTGCTGTTAGCGCAAGCAGATGGGTTGAACTTAATCACGGGTACACCGATGCAGATCGTGCTGGCTGCCATGGTGCTTTCCATGATGATAGCGCCGATCATCATTCAGAATAGTGACAAAATTACCCGTCGCCTGTGTGGTGGCGAATGGGCAGGACGGGCGCGAGAACTCCACGATATCGCCATTAAAAGCATGAGTGCTGATGCCCATCTTATCGTCTGCGGTTATGGTCGCAGCGGGCAAAATTTAGCACGTTTATTGGAATCCGAAGATATTCCCTACATTGCGCTTGACGCCGACCCCGCTCGCGTCAAAGCCGCAGCTGCTGCAGGTGAGAGCGTGGTTTTTGGGGACGCGTCCAAACGTGAAGTATTGCTGGCAGCTGGGTTGAATCGGGCACGCGGCATGGTTATCACTTTTGCTGAATTACATGCTGCGATGAAAATACTCAGCCTGGTACAGGAAATCCGTCCCGACCTCCCCGTCATTGTCCGCACCCATGACGAAACTGATTTGGATGCGCTCAAACTCGCAGGCGCGGCTGCCGTCGTACCTGAAGTACTGGAAGGCTCGCTCATGCTCGCCTCACACGCGTTGCTACTGCTAGGCGTGCCATTAAGCCGCGTGCTTAAGAAACTGCGTAATGTTCGTGAACAACGCTACGGCTTGTTGCGTGGATTTTTCCGTGGCGCGACCGACGAAGATGAACAACTCAGCGAAACTGCGCAACCGCGCCTGCGTTCTGTATTAATTACCGAGCAAGCCGCTGCTGCTGGCAAAACCATAGCCGACAGCCAGATCCTCGAACTCGGTGTAGAAGTCCTCGTCGTCCGCCGCCGTAATATCCGCGGACTGGATCCACAGCCTGATATGCAAATTCATACAGGCGATGTGCTGGTATTGCGCGGCATACCAGAAAGTCTGGCTATAGCGGAAAAATACCTGCTACAGGGCGAGTAATCAGGCTACACTCCCGCCAGAAAATCGCCCACGGTCGCATAGCGTAATCGCACTCGTAGCTCTCGCTTCATCCGTTGATTCAACATGCGCCGTGATTCACTCATGAATGACATTTGCATAGGTGACAAACAGGCTTGCGCCTGTTCACGGCTGATTGCTTCCGGCATGGGCAAATTATAAGCCTCCGCCACTAGCGCGAAATATGCCGCCATTTTCAACTCACTATCATCACTGGCATGATAAACACGGCAGTTCGCACCTCGATATAGCGCCGCAACTGCAATCCCTGCAAGATCATCGGCGTGAATGTGATTGGTATAGACATCATCTGCCGCACGCAACACTGGCGTGCCACGTTGCAAACGGTCTATCGGCAGACGCTCTGCTGCATAGATGCCGGGCACACGCACGATCACTATTTGCACACCCGTTTGCCGTGCAAATTGCCGCATCTGCTGTTCCGCCTCGGCTCTACGTACCCCACGCGCACTAACGGGATTAGGCGTACGTGTTTCGTCGATATACTCGCCAGCACAATCCCCATACACACCGCTGGTACTGATATAAATCAGTCGCCGCACACCATGCTGCGCCAGCGCTGCCAATAAATTACGCGTGCGCGTATCCGCCTTGCCCATATTAGGTGGGGGCGCAAAATGCAAAACCGTATCCGCCAATCCAGCGATTCGAGTTAAACTACTTCTATCGTCCAAATCAGCTAACACGGGAACAACCCCAGCCGCACGCAAAGATATGGCTGCATCAGTTGAACGCACCATGCCAAATACGCGATAATGAGGCAGAAGCAGTTTAGCAGTGCGCGTTCCGACATCACCGCAACCCACAATTAATACACGTTTACTTGAAAGCCCCTTATGTCGCATCAGATCACCATCCAGCCCAGCGGGCACAAATTAATTGCCGAAGACGGCGAAACCATCCTTGCCGCCGCCTCACGCGAAGGCTTCATGTTACCTTATGGTTGCCGCAATGGTGCATGCGGTAGCTGTAAAGGCAAAGTTACATCAGGTGAAATCGACTATGGCGAATTTCAATCAAGCGCGCTGACTGATGCCGACATCGCCGCAGGCAAAGCATTATTCTGTGTCGCCTGTGCCACTAGCGACATCAGCATAGAGTGTCGCGAAGTTGGCGCCGCCAAAGATATACAAATCAAAACCCTGCCTTGCCGTGTGCACAAAATGGAAAAACTTGGCCACGATGTTATGGGCTTATCGCTCAAACTCCCGGCCAACGAGCGCATGCAGTTTCTCGCAGGGCAATATATCGACATCCTGCTCAAAAATGGCAACCGCCGCAGCTTTTCGCTCGCCAACGCACCACATGACGATGCGCTATTGCAGCTGCATATCCGCCATG encodes:
- the lptB gene encoding LPS export ABC transporter ATP-binding protein, with amino-acid sequence MSELSINHLKKSYKSRVVVKDVSLTVRSGEVVGLLGPNGAGKTTCFYMIVGLVKIDGGSITLDGADVGVMPIHRRAGLGLSYLPQEASIFRKMTVEQNIRAILELKHYSDEEISQHLESLLADLHVEHLRDASAMSLSGGERRRVEIARALAMNPRFVLLDEPFAGIDPIAVIDIQKLIRFLTERGIGILITDHNVRETLGICDRAYIINDGTVLAAGNPDEIIHNESVRRVYLGEHFRL
- the lptA gene encoding lipopolysaccharide transport periplasmic protein LptA, which encodes MNLLSKFPVALVCLLLAHTANAELADRTKPVNLEADSVTVDDIHKTSVYVGSVVLIQGTMLLRADRIEVSENGEGFNKAVAYGNPVYFRQKRDKVDEYVEGYASRIDMDSKSNMVYLTGNARLKKGEDELRGHTMTYNTTSEVFEARNDPTAAKDPNAPASRVRAVIRPKVKTETPAVAQPPLPLRSTPAPTLVKP
- the lptC gene encoding LPS export ABC transporter periplasmic protein LptC, encoding MNNRPLYWFPLGILAVIAGLTFWLQFVVQSPRANIFSKDRHIADYIIEQFSVSRTNLAGQLIYTLHADHAEHFLDDDTTTLLKPHLIAHDDHQGSADVRAKQGFVTAKGKEVDFIGNVVLVRDAHDEQGPLTLTTEYLVAIPDARVVRTNKLVHVVGKSIQMTAGGLELDNQTRILRLTNKVKARYEPIK
- a CDS encoding KdsC family phosphatase encodes the protein MNPIYQRARPIRLAIFDVDGVMTDGSLFFADDGKEFKAFNSLDGHGLKMLKQTGVETAIITARNSGVVSHRAKNLGIHHVYQGVENKLDAYQHLLEKLALAPEQTAYMGDDVIDLPILIRCGLAISVPAAPPEVQRYAHMVTRREGGHGAVREACEFIMRAQNTYADLLAIYLK
- a CDS encoding KpsF/GutQ family sugar-phosphate isomerase is translated as MTTMPNSPAIKIDEIASLDLARRVLRIEADAVLALGERLDGQFIAAMQLILTCRGRVVVSGMGKSGHIGNKIAATFASTGTPAFFVHPGEASHGDLGMITHEDVCIVLSNSGESAELVSIMPLIKRRGARLIAMTGNPSSTLARESDVHLDASVAQEACPLNLAPTASTTAVLALGDALAIALLEARGFGSEDFARTHPGGSLGRRLLVHVRDIMHQGDELPTVTADALLPAALLEMTSKGLGMTAVVDAAGQVSGIVTDGDLRRVLARNIDVRTAVVREVMSVNPRCIESSQLAVVAVEQMQQHNINGLLVIDETGKLVGALNMLDLLRAGVV
- a CDS encoding monovalent cation:proton antiporter family protein gives rise to the protein MHSTLSLIILLLAAAVVVSALFRAWRLPSMLGFLLVGIIMGPHALNWLPDSPETRHLAEFGVVFLMFSIGLEFSLPKLNAIRTVVFGFGGAQVLSFILITIFITSNVGLPWTTGLAIGGALAMSSTAIVSKMLAEKLALQSEHGKQMIAVLLFQDLAVVPLLILTPTLASGGEDLWLELLTAGGKAIAVLLLLLFVGQKLMRPWFSWVASHKSSELFMLNVLLITLGLAYLTDQAGLSLALGAFLAGMLISETEFRYQVEDDIKPFRDVLLGLFFVTIGMLLDLHEVAHHWFGVTSILIALILTKTAIVWTIGRAFGNDSHIATRTALGLAQAGEFGFVLLAQADGLNLITGTPMQIVLAAMVLSMMIAPIIIQNSDKITRRLCGGEWAGRARELHDIAIKSMSADAHLIVCGYGRSGQNLARLLESEDIPYIALDADPARVKAAAAAGESVVFGDASKREVLLAAGLNRARGMVITFAELHAAMKILSLVQEIRPDLPVIVRTHDETDLDALKLAGAAAVVPEVLEGSLMLASHALLLLGVPLSRVLKKLRNVREQRYGLLRGFFRGATDEDEQLSETAQPRLRSVLITEQAAAAGKTIADSQILELGVEVLVVRRRNIRGLDPQPDMQIHTGDVLVLRGIPESLAIAEKYLLQGE
- a CDS encoding SDR family oxidoreductase; the protein is MRHKGLSSKRVLIVGCGDVGTRTAKLLLPHYRVFGMVRSTDAAISLRAAGVVPVLADLDDRSSLTRIAGLADTVLHFAPPPNMGKADTRTRNLLAALAQHGVRRLIYISTSGVYGDCAGEYIDETRTPNPVSARGVRRAEAEQQMRQFARQTGVQIVIVRVPGIYAAERLPIDRLQRGTPVLRAADDVYTNHIHADDLAGIAVAALYRGANCRVYHASDDSELKMAAYFALVAEAYNLPMPEAISREQAQACLSPMQMSFMSESRRMLNQRMKRELRVRLRYATVGDFLAGV